The following are encoded together in the Oncorhynchus kisutch isolate 150728-3 linkage group LG8, Okis_V2, whole genome shotgun sequence genome:
- the LOC109895491 gene encoding alanine aminotransferase 2, giving the protein MHRLQHLANRSLIAGVFDQSPALVRTKARETACLVQSIRLKTQGPVEQYGLKRFSTAEATVILREDGKMREKTLTMDTLNPQVKAVEYAVRGPIVTKAGDIERGLQQGQKHPFTEVIKANIGDSHAMGQKPITFLRQVVALCSFPELLNSPSFPEDAKQRARRILQGCGGQSLGSYSASQGVDCIRQDVAVYIEQRDKGVPADWDNIYLTTGASDGIVSILKMLVSGQGRSRSGVMIPIPQYPLYSAAISELEAVQINYYLDEDNCWALDINELHRAYQAAKEHCHPRVICIINPGNPTGQVQSRKCIEDVLHFAYEENLFVMSDEVYQDNVYSPDLQFHSFKKVLYEMGPEYFNTVELASFHSTSKGYSGECGFRGGYMEVLNLDLEVKAQLVKLLSVRLCPPVSGQAAMDVIVNPPLPHEPSYLQFHKEKSAVLGALAEKAQVTEQTLNTVPGIKCNPVQGAMYAFPRIFIPPRAVEEAKSLGMSPDMMYCLRLLEETGICLVPGSGFGQREGTYHFRMTILPTTEKLKVLLEKLRDFHIKFLKEYASLEEPKR; this is encoded by the exons ATGCATCGACTTCAACACTTGGCAAATAGATCATTGATTGCTGGTGTTTTTGACCAGTCTCCAGCCCTTGTGCGGACAAAGGCTCGGGAGACCGCATGTTTAGTGCAGTCCATACGACTCAAAACACAAGGACCGGTTGAACAGTATGGACTGAAGCGATTCAGTACAGCTGAAGCAACCGTGATTTTAAGAGAGGACGGCAAGATGCGAGAAAAGACTCTGACCATGGACACCCTCAATCCGCAGGTGAAAGCGGTGGAGTACGCTGTGAGAGGACCCATTGTCACGAAGGCTGGGGACATCGAGAGAGGATTGCAGCAG GGTCAGAAACATCCCTTCACTGAGGTCATCAAAGCGAACATTGGAGATTCACATGCCATGGGGCAGAAGCCAATCACGTTTCTCCGTCAG GTGGTGGCTCTCTGCTCATTCCCAGAGCTGTTGAACAGCCCTAGTTTCCCAGAGGATGCCAAACAACGTGCCCGTCGCATTCTACAGGGCTGCGGGGGACAGAGCTTGG GGTCGTACAGTGCCAGCCAGGGAGTGGACTGTATTCGGCAGGACGTTGCTGTCTACATAGAGCAACGGGATAAGGGCGTGCCTGCCGACTGGGACAATATTTACCTAACCACCGGAGCCAGTGATGGCATCGTG AGCATCTTGAAAATGCTGGTGTCGGGCCAGGGCCGGTCCAGGAGTGGTGTGATGATCCCCATCCCTCAGTACCCCCTGTACTCTGCAGCCATCTCTGAGTTGGAGGCCGTTCAGATCAACTACTACCTGGACGAGGACAACTGCTGGGCCCTGGATATCAACGAGCTCCACAGAGCCTACCAGGCTGCCAAGGAGCACTGTCACCCCAGAGTCATCTGCATCATTAATCCAGGCAACCCTACCG GTCAAGTGCAGAGTAggaagtgcatcgaggacgtcctCCACTTTGCATACGAGGAGAATCTGTTTGTTATGTCCGATGAG gtgtatCAGGACAACGTGTACTCCCCAGACCTTCAGTTCCACTCCTTTAAGAAGGTGCTCTACGAGATGGGCCCAGAGTACTTCAACACTGTCGAGCTGGCCTCATTTCACTCCACCTCCAAAGGATACTCAGGAGA gtgtgggttcagagggGGATATATGGAGGTTCTCAACCTCGACCTAGAGGTCAAGGCCCAGCTGGTGAAGCTGCTCTCTGTGAGGCTGTGTCCCCCTGTCTCTGGACAGGCTGCCATGGATGTCATCGTCAACCCTCCTCTGCCACACGAACCCTCCTACCTCCAGTTCCACAAG GAGAAGAGCGCTGTGCTTGGAGCTCTGGCTGAGAAGGCCCAGGTGACCGAGCAGACCCTCAACACGGTGCCTGGGATCAAATGTAACCCTGTGCAGGGAGCCATGTACGCCTTCCCACGCATCTTCATCCCCCCACGAGCTGTGGAGGAGGCCAAG TCCCTGGGAATGTCTCCTGACATGATGTACTGTCTGAGACTGCTTGAGGAGACTGGCATCTGCCTTGTTCCAGGCAGTGGCTTCGGCCAGAGGGAAGGGACCTATCACTTCAG AATGACCATTCTGCCCACGACAGAGAAGCTGAAGGTGCTCCTGGAGAAGCTCCGGGATTTCCACATCAAGTTTCTGAAGGAGTACGCATCACTGGAGGAACCAAAGAGATGA
- the cdca9 gene encoding borealin-2 isoform X2, translated as MAPRRIRKVSNQSDGQISKEIRQKQGVLFIQQFEKEVVSPRPFLADDISAGEVTIAIKTVSPEIHQPLTRKLSKVKVSEGASAHKRKATTEPSKGSKKARSLANSSSTGSLRCATPTNAKRTKTRLAKISDQSPLTGTKPRSVLRSASDDYLYCSLPGLSPHVMISTSHGETLCLSDDTVEDVDIGLLDDMAVLQMQKLMKLMDYLFNKVKANQPLSVQ; from the exons ATGGCACCAAGAAGGATAAGGAAAGTCAGCAATCAGTCAGATGGGCAAATTAGCAAGGAGATACGCCAAAAGCAAGGGGTGCTTTTTATTCAACAGTTTGAGAAAGAAG TTGTTTCCCCCCGTCCTTTCCTAGCGGATGACATTTCTGCAGGTGAAGTCACCATCGCCATAAAG ACCGTTTCACCCGAGATTCACCAGCCTCTCACTAGGAAGCTTAGTAAAG TGAAAGTGAGTGAAGGTGCATCGGCTCATAAAAGGAAGGCTACAACAGAACCATCAAAG GGTTCCAAGAAAGCCAGATCACTTGCCAATAGCTCCAGCACTGGAAGCCTACG GTGTGCCACACCCACAAACGCAAAAAGAACCAAAACTCGTCTTGCCAAAATCAGTGATCAGTctccactgactggaacgaaacCCAG ATCTGTTTTGCGCTCAGCCAGTGACGACTACCTGTATTGCTCCCTGCCTGGATTGTCTCCACATGTAATGATCTCTACATCCCATGGAGAG ACATTGTGCCTCTCGGATGATACTGTTGAAGATGTCGACATCGGGTTACTGGATGACATGGCTGTCCTCCAGATGCAGAAGTTGATG AAACTGATGGACTACCTTTTCAACAAAGTCAAAGCGAATCAGCCGCTGAGTGTGCAATGA
- the cdca9 gene encoding borealin-2 isoform X3, which translates to MAPRRIRKVSNQSDGQISKEIRQKQGVLFIQQFEKEADDISAGEVTIAIKTVSPEIHQPLTRKLSKVKVSEGASAHKRKATTEPSKGSKKARSLANSSSTGSLRCATPTNAKRTKTRLAKISDQSPLTGTKPRSVLRSASDDYLYCSLPGLSPHVMISTSHGETLCLSDDTVEDVDIGLLDDMAVLQMQKLMKLMDYLFNKVKANQPLSVQ; encoded by the exons ATGGCACCAAGAAGGATAAGGAAAGTCAGCAATCAGTCAGATGGGCAAATTAGCAAGGAGATACGCCAAAAGCAAGGGGTGCTTTTTATTCAACAGTTTGAGAAAGAAG CGGATGACATTTCTGCAGGTGAAGTCACCATCGCCATAAAG ACCGTTTCACCCGAGATTCACCAGCCTCTCACTAGGAAGCTTAGTAAAG TGAAAGTGAGTGAAGGTGCATCGGCTCATAAAAGGAAGGCTACAACAGAACCATCAAAG GGTTCCAAGAAAGCCAGATCACTTGCCAATAGCTCCAGCACTGGAAGCCTACG GTGTGCCACACCCACAAACGCAAAAAGAACCAAAACTCGTCTTGCCAAAATCAGTGATCAGTctccactgactggaacgaaacCCAG ATCTGTTTTGCGCTCAGCCAGTGACGACTACCTGTATTGCTCCCTGCCTGGATTGTCTCCACATGTAATGATCTCTACATCCCATGGAGAG ACATTGTGCCTCTCGGATGATACTGTTGAAGATGTCGACATCGGGTTACTGGATGACATGGCTGTCCTCCAGATGCAGAAGTTGATG AAACTGATGGACTACCTTTTCAACAAAGTCAAAGCGAATCAGCCGCTGAGTGTGCAATGA
- the cdca9 gene encoding borealin-2 isoform X1 — protein MAPRRIRKVSNQSDGQISKEIRQKQGVLFIQQFEKEAQDRINEMEAKLEQTLATVDRVFKVELMKMPPVLQKTVIIDLINADDISAGEVTIAIKTVSPEIHQPLTRKLSKVKVSEGASAHKRKATTEPSKGSKKARSLANSSSTGSLRCATPTNAKRTKTRLAKISDQSPLTGTKPRSVLRSASDDYLYCSLPGLSPHVMISTSHGETLCLSDDTVEDVDIGLLDDMAVLQMQKLMKLMDYLFNKVKANQPLSVQ, from the exons ATGGCACCAAGAAGGATAAGGAAAGTCAGCAATCAGTCAGATGGGCAAATTAGCAAGGAGATACGCCAAAAGCAAGGGGTGCTTTTTATTCAACAGTTTGAGAAAGAAG CACAGGACCGTATAAATGAGATGGAGGCTAAATTGGAGCAGACTCTTGCAACAGTCGATCGGGTTTTTAAAGTGGAATTGATGAAAATGCCACCCGTGCTTCAAAAAACTGTGATAATAGATTTAATTAATG CGGATGACATTTCTGCAGGTGAAGTCACCATCGCCATAAAG ACCGTTTCACCCGAGATTCACCAGCCTCTCACTAGGAAGCTTAGTAAAG TGAAAGTGAGTGAAGGTGCATCGGCTCATAAAAGGAAGGCTACAACAGAACCATCAAAG GGTTCCAAGAAAGCCAGATCACTTGCCAATAGCTCCAGCACTGGAAGCCTACG GTGTGCCACACCCACAAACGCAAAAAGAACCAAAACTCGTCTTGCCAAAATCAGTGATCAGTctccactgactggaacgaaacCCAG ATCTGTTTTGCGCTCAGCCAGTGACGACTACCTGTATTGCTCCCTGCCTGGATTGTCTCCACATGTAATGATCTCTACATCCCATGGAGAG ACATTGTGCCTCTCGGATGATACTGTTGAAGATGTCGACATCGGGTTACTGGATGACATGGCTGTCCTCCAGATGCAGAAGTTGATG AAACTGATGGACTACCTTTTCAACAAAGTCAAAGCGAATCAGCCGCTGAGTGTGCAATGA